Proteins encoded within one genomic window of Halocatena marina:
- a CDS encoding winged helix-turn-helix transcriptional regulator: MSRDSKEQIQDLPPSAKLVYKVLEYEGSATQSQLIEETRLSERTVRYALGELQSIDVVEQEIYFADARKRLYSLNRTV, encoded by the coding sequence GTGAGTAGAGACAGCAAAGAGCAAATTCAAGATCTTCCACCGAGCGCAAAACTCGTCTACAAAGTTCTAGAGTACGAAGGATCGGCGACACAGAGCCAACTCATCGAAGAAACGAGACTCTCAGAGCGTACCGTCCGATATGCGTTGGGCGAACTCCAGTCGATCGATGTTGTCGAACAGGAGATCTACTTTGCAGACGCCAGAAAACGGCTCTATTCACTCAACAGAACCGTCTAA
- a CDS encoding helix-turn-helix domain-containing protein produces the protein MKIRLWHPDCWTLQVTQQTNAGLLGYGVITTSDGEAKARFTAYGDAVSEIEELILLAKESPLTNSVREVKFGYGISSSSVTAPGNATREIFVEFNPENSIDQSFISRGFVYDGPVHIYDGLEKWTVIAHQDRNGVKKQLAAIEDEMDADIEILKVSTYDGSQSEQPALNLLSARQREIFNHARDNGYYSWPRGATSRGLAEDLGISKTTYLEHLRKAEAKILTQIE, from the coding sequence TTGAAGATACGACTATGGCATCCGGACTGCTGGACATTACAGGTAACGCAACAAACCAACGCAGGGTTACTCGGCTACGGAGTTATTACGACGAGTGACGGCGAAGCGAAAGCAAGATTCACCGCGTATGGAGACGCTGTCTCGGAGATTGAAGAACTGATTCTGCTGGCAAAAGAATCTCCCCTGACCAATTCCGTTCGGGAGGTTAAGTTTGGGTATGGGATCAGCAGTTCGTCTGTGACTGCACCGGGGAACGCAACTCGAGAAATATTCGTCGAATTCAACCCGGAAAATAGCATCGATCAATCGTTTATCTCCCGTGGCTTCGTCTACGATGGGCCAGTGCACATTTATGACGGACTCGAAAAATGGACTGTTATTGCACATCAAGATCGAAACGGAGTAAAGAAACAACTCGCCGCTATTGAGGACGAAATGGATGCCGATATCGAAATTCTCAAAGTCTCGACCTATGATGGCTCACAGAGTGAACAACCAGCACTTAACCTCCTGTCCGCTCGTCAACGAGAAATTTTCAACCACGCTCGTGACAACGGCTATTATTCCTGGCCACGTGGAGCAACGTCCCGTGGACTAGCGGAGGATTTGGGCATCTCGAAAACAACCTATCTCGAACATCTCCGAAAGGCTGAGGCAAAGATTCTCACCCAAATCGAATGA
- a CDS encoding aspartate/glutamate racemase family protein: MSTILVLNPNTSEQMTSDIEVSAERATSDRTTTIVTQPDSGPESLESFYEYHLATIGLLDTVIEYRDSVDGVVIACYGDPGLYPLKEIFDVPVVGVAEASLATATLLGHRFSILVALQRAVPMMENMVQWYGFSDRLASVETTSLSVLELEENTDRTVDSLSKAGERAKKAGAEVLILGCSGMTGLQERLANRMAVPVIDPVENAVRMTALLAEMDLTQSEAGLYQTPPEKEVRGDVIGDHSF; encoded by the coding sequence ATGAGTACAATCCTCGTTCTGAATCCGAACACCTCAGAGCAAATGACCAGTGACATCGAGGTGTCGGCGGAGCGAGCGACGTCTGACCGAACAACAACGATCGTTACACAGCCAGACAGTGGTCCGGAGTCACTCGAATCGTTCTACGAGTACCACCTCGCTACGATTGGTCTACTCGATACCGTCATTGAGTATCGAGATTCTGTCGATGGGGTCGTTATCGCCTGCTATGGTGATCCTGGCCTGTATCCGCTCAAAGAAATATTCGATGTTCCAGTCGTTGGAGTCGCGGAGGCGTCACTGGCGACGGCTACGTTGTTGGGACACCGATTCAGCATTCTCGTTGCTCTCCAGCGAGCGGTCCCAATGATGGAGAATATGGTCCAGTGGTACGGGTTCAGTGATCGACTCGCGTCCGTCGAAACGACCAGTCTCTCGGTCCTCGAATTAGAAGAAAATACTGATCGGACAGTCGATTCGCTATCGAAAGCGGGAGAGCGTGCGAAAAAGGCAGGCGCAGAGGTTCTTATATTAGGATGCTCGGGGATGACTGGACTACAGGAACGACTAGCTAACCGTATGGCGGTTCCGGTCATTGACCCAGTCGAAAATGCGGTTAGAATGACCGCTCTCCTCGCCGAAATGGACCTCACACAGAGCGAGGCGGGACTCTATCAAACACCGCCGGAGAAAGAAGTGCGTGGTGATGTAATAGGGGATCACTCGTTCTGA
- a CDS encoding DUF3179 domain-containing protein produces the protein MNVRQVIPRDAIPSIDDPTFGPDYFGDDNDDVIVLDSTPPKAYPVRILDYHEIVNDEYNRGGTAEPVAVTWCPLCGSAIVYERTVDRQTVTFGVSGKLADDDLVMYDRETESEWKQSSGNCIAGKFAGQRLTVIPATITTWETFRNQSSDGLVLQPVDGAQSEAAGDDDTPSPIEYEKKPYAEYFASDGFGLGAHRGSSDGRTWQRDDLDPKTVVLGIEIGDDALGFPLPRVESAGGVVHETVGGTDVVVFVTSDGIHAFRNSGYAFESTTDGRFIDDGVVWNGTTGIAADGRKLSRLPARRLFAFAWQDDHDLDAFYT, from the coding sequence GTGAACGTCCGTCAGGTCATTCCACGAGACGCAATTCCCAGCATCGATGACCCAACCTTCGGTCCGGACTACTTCGGTGACGACAATGATGATGTGATTGTTCTCGATTCAACACCACCTAAGGCGTACCCAGTTCGCATTCTCGACTATCACGAGATTGTCAATGACGAATACAATCGTGGTGGTACCGCAGAGCCAGTTGCGGTGACGTGGTGTCCACTCTGTGGGAGCGCGATCGTCTACGAGCGAACCGTCGACCGACAGACAGTAACGTTCGGTGTGAGTGGAAAGCTAGCCGACGACGATCTCGTGATGTATGATCGGGAAACCGAGTCAGAATGGAAGCAGTCCTCTGGAAATTGCATCGCTGGTAAGTTCGCCGGTCAACGACTGACAGTTATACCAGCCACGATAACGACGTGGGAGACGTTCCGGAACCAGTCTTCGGATGGACTCGTGCTTCAGCCAGTTGATGGGGCACAGAGCGAAGCAGCGGGTGACGATGACACCCCTTCCCCGATCGAGTACGAGAAGAAACCATATGCGGAATATTTTGCGAGCGATGGATTCGGTCTCGGAGCGCACAGAGGATCAAGTGATGGTCGGACGTGGCAACGGGATGATCTCGATCCAAAGACCGTCGTGCTCGGAATCGAGATCGGAGATGACGCACTCGGATTTCCGTTGCCACGGGTTGAATCGGCTGGAGGAGTCGTCCACGAAACGGTTGGCGGGACTGACGTCGTCGTGTTCGTAACATCGGATGGAATTCACGCATTCCGGAACTCAGGCTATGCATTCGAATCAACTACTGACGGAAGATTCATCGACGACGGTGTCGTGTGGAACGGCACAACAGGTATCGCTGCCGATGGACGGAAGCTTTCACGACTTCCTGCCCGGCGATTGTTCGCATTCGCGTGGCAGGATGACCACGACTTGGACGCGTTTTACACGTGA
- a CDS encoding helix-turn-helix domain-containing protein — protein sequence MTDRTESNDGIEQLEVWCTGEEWCPVTTTATLIGKKWHPVIVHRLLEYGPSGFNELKENVDGISSKVLSDSLDDLEENQLINREIVSEKPVRVQYSLTTHGQSLEPVIYAMHEWGQEHITNISD from the coding sequence ATGACCGATCGAACTGAATCGAACGACGGGATCGAACAACTCGAAGTCTGGTGTACTGGTGAAGAGTGGTGTCCAGTCACAACGACAGCGACACTCATTGGGAAGAAGTGGCATCCAGTCATCGTTCACCGACTGCTCGAATATGGGCCAAGCGGGTTCAACGAACTGAAAGAGAATGTCGACGGCATCTCCAGTAAGGTGCTCTCTGATAGTCTGGACGATCTTGAGGAAAATCAGCTCATAAATCGAGAAATTGTCAGTGAGAAGCCAGTTCGTGTCCAGTACTCACTGACGACACACGGTCAATCACTCGAACCTGTGATCTACGCGATGCATGAGTGGGGTCAAGAACACATCACCAACATCAGCGATTGA
- a CDS encoding redoxin domain-containing protein — protein MDLDFDVVELEEADHPTENEQAPDFVRPLVNDEYWEDVALSDLIAANTILLVFHPMDGDFPATYIWNELRDRSWDDHHEVTIVGLSISSPYEHKRFIAERGMDYQLFSDPQNDVAEKYNIVNDLDGMAGISEPRPAVFLIDEDRRIRYAWVAQQWPDFPEYDEIEDELAAL, from the coding sequence ATGGACCTCGACTTTGACGTCGTGGAGTTGGAAGAGGCGGATCATCCGACAGAAAACGAGCAGGCCCCAGACTTCGTCCGGCCGCTCGTCAACGACGAGTACTGGGAGGACGTCGCTCTCTCGGACCTCATAGCTGCGAACACGATTCTACTCGTCTTCCACCCAATGGATGGAGATTTCCCGGCGACGTACATCTGGAATGAGCTCCGTGATCGGTCATGGGACGATCACCACGAGGTTACTATCGTCGGCCTCTCAATCTCATCACCCTACGAGCACAAGCGGTTCATTGCCGAGCGAGGAATGGACTATCAGCTGTTCAGCGACCCACAGAATGACGTTGCTGAGAAGTACAATATCGTCAATGATCTCGATGGAATGGCTGGTATTAGCGAGCCACGACCTGCCGTCTTCCTCATCGACGAGGATCGGAGGATTCGGTACGCATGGGTTGCACAGCAGTGGCCCGATTTCCCGGAGTACGACGAGATCGAAGACGAACTAGCAGCGCTTTGA
- a CDS encoding MFS transporter: MVGNRTQIRMLTVASVSLLLSILVWFNYSAVLPRIVAEWDLSGIHAGLIFGAFQAGYLVAIIPAGVLVDRYSPRWVIAVGSAVTGVASLGFAAVATGFLDGTLLRFMAGIGMAGVYVPGMRFVADWYTETGRGTAMGIYIGTFSLGSGLSFLISSAVASAVDWRTAIAVTSVGALVVAPLILTIGRDAPTKTRETSDFDLSILRNRSYLAAVSVYSWHNWELFGVRNWLVAFLLATPAIAATGQPELTAGTLAGVMIAVGGLGNVIGGTLSDRVGRVRIIAGALFMSGLISAVLGMLQGLALIGLVALVLCYGLVLTMDSAPTSTVITELVADEHVGMALSVQSFIGFSTTVISPVVFGWTLDAGGYALAFPTLAAGACIALCSTAALRSTREKTATQTAQTSDI, from the coding sequence ATGGTAGGTAATCGAACACAGATTCGGATGCTCACCGTGGCCAGCGTCTCCCTCTTGCTCTCGATTCTTGTTTGGTTCAACTACTCCGCGGTGCTTCCGCGTATTGTAGCGGAGTGGGATCTGTCGGGAATTCATGCCGGACTCATATTCGGAGCGTTTCAGGCTGGCTATCTCGTTGCGATCATTCCTGCGGGAGTACTCGTCGATCGCTACTCCCCACGTTGGGTGATCGCGGTCGGTTCGGCGGTGACTGGTGTGGCGAGTCTCGGGTTCGCAGCTGTGGCGACAGGATTTCTCGATGGGACGCTCCTTCGATTTATGGCTGGGATCGGCATGGCCGGCGTCTACGTCCCAGGCATGCGATTTGTCGCTGATTGGTATACCGAGACTGGTCGCGGAACAGCGATGGGGATATACATCGGTACATTCTCGCTCGGGAGCGGTCTCTCGTTTCTGATCTCTTCTGCAGTCGCAAGCGCGGTCGATTGGCGAACGGCGATTGCTGTGACGAGCGTTGGCGCACTCGTCGTCGCGCCCCTCATTCTCACCATCGGCCGCGACGCACCGACAAAAACGCGTGAGACGAGCGATTTCGATCTTAGTATACTCCGCAATCGGTCGTACCTCGCTGCAGTGAGTGTCTATTCGTGGCACAATTGGGAGCTCTTCGGGGTTCGAAACTGGCTCGTCGCGTTTTTACTCGCAACACCAGCAATAGCGGCGACCGGCCAGCCCGAACTCACCGCAGGGACGCTGGCCGGCGTGATGATCGCCGTTGGTGGCCTCGGAAACGTAATCGGAGGAACGTTGAGCGACCGTGTGGGCCGGGTTCGGATCATTGCCGGCGCGCTCTTTATGAGTGGTTTGATCAGTGCCGTGCTGGGTATGCTGCAAGGACTTGCACTCATTGGACTTGTTGCTCTCGTCTTGTGCTATGGGCTCGTCCTTACGATGGATAGTGCACCAACATCTACTGTAATCACCGAGCTTGTCGCTGATGAACACGTCGGGATGGCGCTGTCGGTTCAATCGTTCATTGGATTCAGCACGACAGTGATTTCGCCGGTTGTCTTCGGTTGGACACTTGATGCGGGTGGTTACGCGCTCGCGTTTCCGACACTCGCAGCAGGTGCATGTATCGCACTCTGCTCGACCGCCGCTTTGCGGTCTACTCGCGAAAAGACAGCCACCCAAACAGCCCAAACTTCTGATATATGA
- a CDS encoding glycoside hydrolase family 15 protein produces MSDVTYTPIEEYGFIGNLETCALIGPNASIDWFPFPHLESESIFAAILDPERGGRFCISPGEPFEASHQYRERTNVLETTFRTSNGTATVTDFMPPAGQIDQPKQVLYRKVTCREGPVDLDLEFEPRFDYGRAEMTFSSTEAGICAESEKTQVLLEAPIDLTILDNRVTGRISVEPGESEWFLLRCPGAEDAATDPSTALAATTDYWTNWAHNCDRVEGDCAFGGSWHELAVRSGLVLKLLTHVDAGAIAAAPTTSLPEGIGGVRNWDYRFNWLRDAGFTVQALSNLGHSAEANEYFDWFMSVCQIDDPKELQPLYGLHGDVDLTEQELDHLAGYRNSQPVRIGNAAADQRQLDIYGELLLAVDEMLQYDRSLDDDEWDAVRSIVEYVQDVWTNSDAGIWEVRGGNKHFVYSKVLCWVALDRGIDIATRYGYDAPLDDWHDTRATIKEDVLENGYDDSVGAFMQAYGSNAIDATGLLLPIVGFLPFDDDRVQNTIAVIDDRLVEDDVLVQRYDGDDGLPGGEGAFVLCSCWLIDALSLSGRVDDACDRFKRLMEYVNPLGLIAEEVAAGTETYLGNYPQAFSHIGIINSALYLGYVQGYGLPGPPPMGIRLGEPIENKP; encoded by the coding sequence ATGTCTGATGTGACGTACACGCCAATCGAGGAATACGGCTTCATCGGCAATCTCGAAACGTGCGCTCTCATCGGTCCGAACGCGTCGATTGATTGGTTCCCATTCCCTCATCTCGAGTCCGAAAGCATTTTCGCTGCGATCCTTGATCCGGAGCGCGGTGGCCGGTTCTGTATCAGTCCAGGAGAACCGTTCGAAGCGAGCCACCAGTACAGAGAGCGAACGAACGTTCTCGAAACGACGTTCAGAACGTCGAACGGGACCGCAACAGTAACTGATTTTATGCCACCTGCTGGGCAAATCGATCAGCCAAAACAAGTGCTCTATCGTAAGGTCACCTGTCGAGAGGGCCCCGTCGATCTCGATCTCGAATTCGAGCCTCGATTCGATTACGGCCGGGCGGAGATGACATTCTCATCGACAGAAGCCGGCATCTGTGCAGAGAGCGAAAAAACTCAAGTACTGCTCGAAGCGCCGATCGATCTTACGATCCTCGACAATCGGGTGACCGGCAGGATTTCGGTCGAACCAGGAGAATCAGAGTGGTTCTTACTCCGGTGTCCGGGGGCTGAGGACGCAGCTACCGACCCCAGCACGGCGCTAGCTGCGACGACCGACTATTGGACAAACTGGGCACACAACTGTGATCGCGTAGAGGGTGACTGTGCCTTCGGCGGTTCGTGGCACGAACTCGCAGTTCGATCTGGTCTCGTCCTCAAACTCCTCACACACGTCGATGCTGGAGCCATTGCTGCTGCCCCGACCACATCACTGCCAGAGGGTATCGGTGGCGTTCGTAACTGGGACTACCGCTTCAATTGGCTCCGCGACGCCGGCTTTACCGTACAAGCGCTGTCGAATCTCGGACATTCGGCGGAAGCCAACGAGTATTTCGATTGGTTCATGAGTGTTTGCCAAATTGACGATCCAAAGGAGCTACAACCACTGTACGGTCTCCACGGCGACGTAGATCTCACTGAACAAGAACTCGATCATCTTGCAGGATACCGAAACTCACAGCCAGTTCGGATCGGCAACGCTGCTGCCGACCAGCGACAGCTCGACATCTACGGTGAACTCCTTCTCGCTGTCGACGAGATGCTCCAGTACGACCGATCGCTCGACGATGATGAATGGGACGCTGTTCGTTCGATTGTCGAATACGTTCAAGACGTGTGGACGAACTCCGATGCCGGAATCTGGGAGGTCCGTGGCGGCAACAAACATTTCGTCTACTCGAAAGTACTGTGCTGGGTCGCCCTCGATCGGGGAATAGACATCGCAACCAGATACGGCTACGATGCGCCGCTCGATGACTGGCACGACACGCGAGCGACAATCAAAGAAGACGTGCTCGAAAACGGATACGACGACAGTGTTGGTGCATTCATGCAGGCGTATGGTTCGAACGCAATCGATGCGACAGGACTGTTGTTACCGATCGTTGGATTTCTCCCATTCGACGACGACCGGGTCCAGAATACGATTGCGGTGATCGACGACCGTCTCGTCGAAGACGACGTACTCGTTCAGCGATACGATGGAGATGACGGGCTGCCGGGTGGAGAGGGTGCTTTCGTGCTTTGCTCGTGCTGGCTGATCGATGCACTTTCCCTCTCGGGACGAGTCGATGACGCCTGTGATCGATTCAAACGGCTCATGGAGTACGTGAATCCGCTTGGTCTCATCGCTGAAGAGGTGGCGGCAGGCACCGAAACGTACCTCGGAAACTACCCGCAGGCGTTCAGCCACATCGGTATCATCAACAGTGCTCTGTATCTGGGCTACGTTCAGGGATACGGGTTACCGGGTCCTCCACCGATGGGAATTCGACTCGGTGAGCCGATCGAGAACAAGCCGTAA
- a CDS encoding glutathione S-transferase N-terminal domain-containing protein: MPTDDTAITLYRLQACPYCERVVRTLNKYGLTYRSRFVEAMHSERDVVKRISGKRTVPAIVDENTGVTMSESDNIVQYLEDTYGEAE, from the coding sequence GTGCCCACCGACGACACAGCGATTACGTTGTATCGGCTGCAGGCCTGTCCATACTGTGAGCGCGTCGTTCGGACGCTCAATAAGTATGGCCTCACGTATCGCTCACGATTCGTCGAAGCGATGCATTCTGAGCGCGACGTCGTCAAGCGCATTAGCGGTAAGCGTACTGTGCCGGCTATTGTCGATGAGAATACCGGTGTGACGATGTCTGAGAGTGACAACATTGTCCAGTATCTCGAGGACACCTACGGAGAGGCCGAATAG
- a CDS encoding dihydrolipoyl dehydrogenase, with protein sequence MEEFDFLVIGSGSGLDVANVAANQGQSVAVVEKGPLGGTCLNRGCIPSKMLLYHADVLEMIERASEFHIDVEVNDVAFSEIVREVNEEVAADAASIRRGLCSSSQHELFESECRFVDEKTVVLSGGENEGTHLQAETVLIAAGTRPASPDIDGLGTVDYLTSTEALELEAPPDRLVIVGGGYIAAELGHFFGTFGSDVTIIGRRPTLLPAADREVAAAFTDRYADRFTVHTGHAVTAISTVDETVAVEARPYDYRDDGHVVDSDSVTVTGDEVLIAAGRVPNADTLALDTAGIETDDRGFIETDAYLQTTADDVWALGDIVGEYLLKHNANHEARAIVQNIFSTEPQPVDYSAMPFAVFASPEVAGVGVREEELRAANREYAANTYRYEDTARGDAMKADGFVKVLIDLDGSILGCHIIGPAASTLIQEVVVAMKAGSGTVEDIQSAVHVHPALPEVIQRAFSGQFVLGDGDHQHRH encoded by the coding sequence ATGGAGGAGTTTGATTTTCTCGTCATTGGATCTGGTTCGGGCCTCGACGTGGCGAACGTGGCAGCAAACCAGGGTCAGTCAGTCGCTGTCGTCGAGAAAGGACCCCTCGGTGGAACGTGCCTCAATCGAGGTTGCATCCCCTCGAAGATGCTCCTATACCATGCTGACGTTCTGGAGATGATCGAACGGGCGAGTGAGTTCCACATCGATGTGGAGGTGAACGACGTCGCGTTCTCAGAAATTGTCCGCGAAGTCAACGAGGAGGTAGCAGCCGATGCTGCGTCAATTCGACGCGGACTGTGCTCTTCGTCCCAGCACGAACTGTTCGAGAGCGAATGCCGGTTCGTCGATGAAAAGACCGTTGTGCTCTCCGGTGGCGAGAACGAGGGAACGCACCTTCAGGCCGAGACTGTTCTCATCGCAGCCGGTACACGACCAGCCAGCCCCGACATTGACGGCCTCGGGACTGTCGACTACCTGACGAGTACCGAAGCGCTCGAACTAGAAGCTCCTCCAGATCGTCTCGTGATCGTCGGTGGTGGGTATATCGCTGCAGAACTCGGACACTTCTTCGGAACGTTCGGGAGTGACGTGACGATCATCGGTCGGCGACCAACGCTCCTCCCAGCTGCCGACAGGGAGGTCGCAGCGGCATTCACCGATCGGTACGCCGATCGATTCACTGTTCACACCGGACACGCGGTGACAGCCATCTCGACGGTCGACGAAACCGTCGCTGTGGAGGCACGGCCGTACGACTACCGAGATGATGGGCACGTTGTAGACAGCGATTCCGTGACTGTAACCGGAGACGAGGTGCTGATCGCGGCTGGACGGGTTCCGAACGCAGATACGCTGGCCCTCGATACAGCAGGTATCGAAACGGACGATCGAGGATTCATCGAAACCGATGCGTACTTGCAGACGACTGCAGACGATGTGTGGGCGCTTGGCGACATCGTCGGTGAATACCTACTGAAGCACAACGCTAACCACGAGGCTCGAGCAATCGTCCAGAACATTTTTAGTACTGAACCACAGCCGGTCGATTACAGTGCGATGCCGTTTGCCGTCTTCGCCTCTCCGGAAGTGGCTGGTGTCGGTGTTCGTGAGGAAGAACTCCGTGCGGCCAATCGCGAGTATGCCGCGAACACCTATCGATACGAAGACACCGCTCGGGGCGATGCGATGAAGGCTGATGGATTTGTGAAGGTACTCATCGACCTCGATGGATCAATACTCGGCTGTCACATCATCGGACCGGCAGCATCGACACTCATTCAGGAGGTCGTGGTTGCGATGAAAGCAGGCTCGGGGACGGTGGAAGATATTCAGTCCGCCGTTCACGTTCATCCGGCGCTCCCCGAGGTCATTCAGCGGGCCTTCTCCGGGCAGTTCGTTCTGGGAGATGGCGACCACCAACATCGTCACTAA
- a CDS encoding DsbA family protein produces the protein MSQDDDQITVYSDYVCPFCYLGRQSLEMYQASREQPLEIDWHPFDLRSQKRGPDGEIDNSVDDGKDEEYYDQVRQNVAQLKQQYDADEMLSLDDLPDVDSLDAQVASYYVKTEYPDQWLAFDEAVFEALWVDGRDVGDVDVLADLAGDVGLAGEEIREAVADEELRDRLHELFTDAQRDRITGVPTFAYDDHAARGAVPPEHLERLIET, from the coding sequence ATGAGTCAGGATGATGATCAAATCACCGTGTACTCGGATTACGTCTGTCCGTTTTGTTATCTCGGTCGCCAATCGCTCGAAATGTATCAAGCGTCACGCGAGCAGCCTCTCGAAATCGACTGGCATCCATTCGATTTACGGAGTCAGAAACGCGGCCCCGACGGTGAGATCGACAACTCGGTCGACGACGGCAAAGATGAGGAGTATTACGATCAGGTTCGACAGAACGTCGCACAGTTAAAACAGCAGTACGATGCTGATGAGATGCTCAGTTTAGACGATCTGCCAGACGTAGACTCCCTGGACGCTCAAGTCGCCTCTTACTACGTCAAGACCGAATACCCAGACCAGTGGCTCGCGTTCGACGAAGCTGTCTTCGAGGCGCTCTGGGTCGACGGGAGAGACGTCGGCGACGTCGACGTCTTGGCTGACCTCGCTGGGGATGTTGGACTCGCGGGGGAGGAGATACGCGAGGCGGTCGCAGACGAGGAACTTCGTGATCGACTTCACGAACTGTTCACCGACGCCCAGCGCGATCGTATCACTGGCGTTCCGACGTTTGCGTACGATGACCACGCTGCTCGGGGGGCGGTTCCCCCAGAGCATTTGGAACGGCTCATCGAGACATAG
- a CDS encoding haloacid dehalogenase type II, with protein sequence MSFDSEPVRTVTFDSYSTLVDVDAAEAALADRVDDPEPVSKLWRARSLEYTFVANHINAYQPFYELNRNALQYALDAHGMDLSSDERDEILAVYHELDVFEDVRDGIERLRSGGYDCYVVSNGNPEMLASMVAHANIDDLIEDSISADEIQTFKPDSELYRYAAARTGTPIDEIAHVTAGWFDVMGAMHAGMQGIWVDRKGSPWEPFDGEPDLTVETLHELADALGV encoded by the coding sequence ATGTCATTTGATTCTGAACCAGTGAGAACAGTCACATTCGATTCGTACAGCACCCTTGTCGATGTCGATGCGGCTGAGGCCGCTCTCGCCGACCGTGTCGACGATCCCGAACCGGTGTCGAAGCTCTGGCGAGCCCGGTCACTGGAGTACACGTTCGTCGCAAACCATATCAATGCATACCAGCCGTTCTACGAACTGAACCGCAATGCCCTCCAATACGCGTTAGACGCACACGGGATGGATCTCTCGTCCGATGAACGTGATGAAATACTGGCTGTGTACCACGAACTCGATGTGTTCGAGGACGTGCGCGATGGAATCGAACGGCTCCGGAGTGGCGGCTACGATTGTTATGTCGTCTCGAACGGAAATCCGGAAATGCTGGCATCGATGGTTGCACACGCCAACATCGACGATCTGATCGAAGACTCAATTAGTGCTGACGAGATTCAGACGTTCAAACCCGATTCCGAACTGTACCGCTACGCTGCTGCTCGAACTGGAACGCCGATCGACGAGATTGCGCACGTGACGGCTGGCTGGTTCGACGTTATGGGCGCAATGCACGCAGGAATGCAAGGTATCTGGGTTGATCGGAAGGGGTCGCCGTGGGAACCGTTCGATGGTGAGCCAGATCTAACAGTGGAGACGTTACACGAGCTGGCCGACGCACTGGGCGTCTAA
- a CDS encoding energy-coupling factor ABC transporter ATP-binding protein, giving the protein MKHVVETNDLHLTYPDGTKALNGVNVSFDEAEIVGLIGQNGAGKSTLSKCLNATLTPTEGTVSVEGIDTREKRSSNKIVEKVGYVFQNPDHQLFNRSVWDEIAYGPRNLGMHDEEVSARAQEAAAVAGVRDELFEAHPNSLTKGLRQRVAIASILAMKPSMIIVDEPTTGQDAKQSIEIMNFLRRLKEEDNRTIVIVTHIIPIVQQYCDRVICLKHGRELIEGTPREVFDQPDTLSESAVQASQITRFSYELDKVVPNIRRPYLTVDEAVWDVQSISGGE; this is encoded by the coding sequence ATGAAACACGTAGTCGAGACGAACGATCTCCATCTCACATATCCGGATGGAACGAAAGCCCTGAACGGGGTGAATGTTTCTTTCGACGAGGCTGAAATCGTGGGGCTGATCGGACAGAACGGAGCTGGAAAAAGCACGCTCTCGAAGTGCTTGAACGCGACACTCACGCCGACAGAAGGAACAGTATCCGTCGAAGGAATCGACACACGCGAAAAGAGAAGTTCGAACAAAATCGTCGAGAAGGTGGGATACGTGTTCCAAAACCCAGATCATCAGCTATTCAACCGATCAGTTTGGGATGAAATAGCATACGGCCCACGTAATCTTGGAATGCACGACGAAGAAGTTAGCGCACGCGCACAGGAAGCAGCAGCGGTTGCCGGCGTCAGAGACGAGCTGTTCGAAGCGCATCCAAATTCGCTGACCAAGGGGCTACGACAGCGAGTGGCGATTGCTTCGATTTTGGCGATGAAACCCAGTATGATAATCGTCGATGAGCCTACGACTGGTCAAGACGCGAAACAGTCGATCGAGATCATGAACTTCCTTCGGAGGCTCAAAGAGGAAGACAACAGAACGATTGTCATCGTCACTCACATTATCCCAATCGTTCAGCAGTACTGTGATCGTGTTATCTGTCTCAAGCACGGGCGTGAACTGATCGAAGGGACGCCACGGGAGGTGTTCGATCAACCTGACACGCTGTCTGAATCGGCAGTACAGGCCTCACAGATAACGCGATTCAGCTACGAACTCGATAAAGTGGTTCCGAATATTCGTCGACCGTATCTTACAGTCGATGAGGCAGTATGGGATGTTCAGTCAATATCCGGGGGAGAGTAG